Proteins from a genomic interval of Candidatus Nanosynbacter sp. HMT-352:
- a CDS encoding site-2 protease family protein produces the protein MILEIIVVLIVILLSMTIHEAMHAFIGYALGDNTAKEEGRLTLNPIRHIDPVMTILLPLIMVILHAPVFGGAKPVPFNPNRVRFGDWGAALVALSGPITNLIIAFIAFGVGVFSGVINNAGAVQPTIFGLIISTAVSVNLGFFVFNMLPIPPLDGSRILYAVAPDGIRGVMQKIEQNGILLVMIIVVLFSDVIGQVMSGCIQAILRVFMNIFGV, from the coding sequence ATGATTTTAGAAATAATAGTAGTTTTGATTGTTATATTATTGTCTATGACTATTCACGAGGCTATGCACGCTTTTATAGGGTATGCACTGGGCGATAATACTGCAAAAGAAGAGGGAAGATTGACACTTAATCCCATAAGACATATCGATCCAGTGATGACTATTTTGCTTCCTTTGATTATGGTGATACTGCATGCTCCAGTTTTCGGAGGGGCTAAACCTGTTCCGTTTAATCCAAATAGAGTTCGTTTTGGCGATTGGGGGGCGGCTCTTGTTGCTCTTTCTGGCCCAATTACTAATTTAATAATAGCCTTTATTGCGTTTGGCGTCGGAGTGTTTAGTGGCGTTATTAATAATGCTGGGGCAGTACAGCCTACGATATTTGGACTGATTATTTCTACTGCCGTATCAGTGAATCTGGGTTTTTTTGTTTTTAACATGCTACCAATTCCGCCTCTGGACGGATCTAGAATATTATACGCCGTAGCTCCGGATGGCATCAGGGGTGTTATGCAAAAAATTGAGCAGAACGGCATTCTTCTAGTGATGATTATAGTTGTGCTGTTTTCTGATGTAATCGGGCAGGTTATGTCGGGCTGTATTCAGGCAATTTTGCGTGTATTTATGAACATATTTGGTGTATAA
- the rpmB gene encoding 50S ribosomal protein L28 — MASRCDLTGKGKQYGNNVSFSLRRTKRVFKPNLQKKTFVVDGQKITMTLSTKAIRTLKKKGILGATADK; from the coding sequence ATGGCATCACGATGTGATTTAACAGGCAAAGGCAAGCAGTATGGCAACAACGTCAGCTTCTCCCTGCGCCGCACTAAACGCGTCTTCAAACCAAACCTTCAGAAGAAAACTTTTGTCGTTGACGGTCAAAAAATTACCATGACTTTAAGTACAAAAGCTATTCGCACCCTGAAGAAAAAAGGTATTTTGGGCGCAACTGCCGATAAGTAA
- a CDS encoding MBL fold metallo-hydrolase, which yields MFEIEYKGANAVIITTKKLRVVFDPNLEIVGGKNVSVNNDVEVVTEDRFSVVDSTSRLLFSGPGEYEVGDISLLGIPARRHIDAADDVKKSTIYKITIGEAKGVVVGNIENKLTDDQLEDIGVVDFAILPVGGNGYTLDAMGATSIIRQLDPKVVIPVHYSDATLHYEVPQDGVDEFVKNLGAPVVEAGSKWKLKKITDLPDNLTVVQISKS from the coding sequence ATGTTTGAAATAGAGTATAAAGGAGCAAATGCTGTTATTATTACTACAAAGAAACTTCGTGTGGTATTTGATCCGAATTTAGAGATTGTCGGAGGAAAAAATGTTTCTGTGAATAATGACGTAGAAGTGGTTACGGAGGATCGGTTTTCTGTTGTGGATTCTACATCAAGACTACTATTTTCGGGTCCAGGTGAATATGAAGTCGGAGACATCTCATTGCTAGGAATTCCAGCGCGCCGACATATCGACGCTGCAGATGATGTTAAAAAATCTACAATATATAAAATTACGATTGGTGAAGCTAAGGGGGTGGTTGTTGGTAATATTGAGAATAAACTAACTGATGATCAGCTTGAAGATATAGGTGTTGTTGATTTTGCAATATTACCTGTCGGTGGAAATGGATATACGTTAGACGCAATGGGAGCAACTTCAATAATTCGTCAGTTAGACCCTAAGGTGGTGATCCCGGTGCATTATAGTGACGCTACTTTGCATTATGAAGTTCCGCAAGACGGTGTGGATGAGTTTGTAAAAAACCTAGGAGCTCCAGTTGTTGAGGCTGGCTCAAAGTGGAAGTTAAAGAAAATAACGGATCTGCCAGATAATTTAACAGTTGTTCAGATATCGAAAAGCTAG
- the miaA gene encoding tRNA (adenosine(37)-N6)-dimethylallyltransferase MiaA, with protein MDNGVDENHLPLIVIIGPTASGKTSLAIQLAKKYRGEIVCADSRTVYRGMNIGTAKPSLGEQQGVPHWGLDLVDPGDSFSASQFKDYACQKIKEVRSRGNIPFLVGGTGLYIDSVIFDFQFGAKYSKEKRANLQEMTISELQQYCVNHDVSLPENSKNKRYLIRAIERAGKKSSGLEVPLSNTIVVGITTDKQLLKQRITDRAKKMFKDGVVEETIELANSAGWCNEAMTGNVYPIIKKLIEKEMDEDQAVREFIVSDVNLVKRQLTWFRRNPFIEWGDAHSCEQYLSRVLDSK; from the coding sequence TTGGATAATGGTGTTGATGAAAATCATCTACCGCTAATTGTAATTATTGGTCCTACTGCTAGTGGCAAAACATCATTAGCCATACAATTAGCAAAGAAGTATAGAGGAGAGATAGTTTGCGCTGACAGTAGGACTGTCTATCGTGGTATGAATATCGGGACAGCTAAGCCTTCTTTGGGTGAACAGCAAGGAGTGCCTCATTGGGGTCTTGACTTAGTAGATCCAGGAGATTCTTTTAGTGCGTCACAATTTAAGGACTATGCCTGTCAAAAGATTAAAGAAGTCCGAAGTCGAGGAAATATTCCATTTCTTGTCGGTGGAACAGGGTTGTATATTGATTCTGTTATATTTGATTTTCAGTTTGGAGCTAAATACAGCAAAGAAAAGAGAGCTAACTTACAAGAAATGACGATATCTGAACTTCAACAATATTGCGTCAATCACGATGTGTCCTTGCCGGAGAATAGTAAAAATAAAAGATATCTAATTAGGGCTATTGAGCGAGCCGGTAAAAAGTCATCTGGATTGGAAGTGCCGTTGAGTAATACCATCGTTGTCGGAATTACTACAGATAAACAACTATTAAAACAGAGGATTACGGATAGAGCAAAAAAAATGTTCAAAGATGGTGTTGTAGAAGAGACAATAGAATTAGCTAATAGCGCCGGGTGGTGTAATGAGGCTATGACGGGCAATGTTTATCCTATTATTAAGAAATTAATCGAGAAAGAAATGGACGAAGATCAGGCTGTTCGGGAGTTTATTGTTAGCGACGTAAACTTAGTAAAACGTCAGCTGACGTGGTTTAGACGAAACCCATTTATTGAATGGGGAGATGCTCATTCATGTGAACAATATTTATCTCGAGTATTAGATAGTAAGTAA
- the thrS gene encoding threonine--tRNA ligase, producing the protein MSEEELKSMRHSLAHIMAQAIQHLWPQAKFGVGPAIDNGFYYDIYLDNGTISEADLPKIEEEMRKIVAADYPFEKRDVSVEEAIDWAIKGDRSFKVELLNDLKRSGTTVASELAGEKMGSVSDGDSKVETVSLYSQGDYTDLCRGGHVDSTGKVGVFKLTKTAGAYWRGNENNPQMQRIYGVAFATQEELDEYLNRLEIAKRLDHRKLGKELDLYTTSPLVGIGLPLFTPRGTILRDIVAQYSNQLRQKFGFEKVWTPHITKKDLYETSGHWAKFGEELFLVKSQETSDEMALKPMNCPHHTQIFASRPRSYRDMPVRYLETTTDYRDEKTGELGGLNRVRSLTQDDSHIFCRTDQIEDEINNLLSAARELYGSINMKLRVRLSYRDESDSYLGDLSLWDSAQNQLKSAVEKVGLDYFEQEGEAAFYGPKIDFMATDAIGREHQVATVQLDFVQPQRFGLEYVDTDGNFTTPVMIHCALLGSVERFLSVFIEHTGGWFPFWAAPEQVRILTINDTVLEYVDKITTILSGITLMKPVRYNDVRFTIDSRNESLGKKIREATSMKIPVQLVVGPKDMEADEVSVRTQSGEEKISLEQLAEYIKSL; encoded by the coding sequence ATGAGTGAAGAAGAACTAAAATCTATGAGACACAGCCTGGCGCATATTATGGCGCAGGCTATTCAGCATTTATGGCCTCAGGCGAAATTCGGCGTGGGTCCAGCTATCGATAATGGTTTTTATTATGATATTTATCTTGACAACGGGACGATTTCTGAAGCTGATCTTCCGAAGATAGAAGAGGAGATGCGAAAGATCGTAGCGGCTGATTATCCGTTTGAGAAGCGCGATGTGTCGGTAGAAGAGGCTATTGATTGGGCTATAAAGGGAGATCGGTCATTTAAGGTGGAACTACTGAATGACCTCAAAAGATCCGGTACTACCGTTGCTAGCGAATTAGCTGGAGAAAAAATGGGATCTGTGTCTGATGGCGATAGTAAAGTCGAGACTGTTTCTTTGTATTCTCAGGGTGATTACACCGATTTGTGTAGGGGTGGACATGTGGACAGTACTGGAAAAGTTGGCGTATTCAAGCTTACTAAGACAGCTGGAGCATATTGGCGAGGCAATGAGAATAATCCACAAATGCAACGAATATATGGCGTAGCGTTTGCTACGCAGGAAGAGCTGGATGAATATCTGAATAGATTGGAAATTGCGAAACGGCTAGATCATCGCAAGTTAGGCAAGGAGCTTGATCTATATACGACCTCTCCTCTGGTAGGAATTGGTTTGCCTTTGTTTACTCCTCGCGGTACGATTTTACGAGATATAGTGGCTCAATATTCGAACCAGCTGAGACAGAAGTTTGGCTTTGAAAAGGTCTGGACTCCTCATATTACGAAAAAAGATCTATATGAAACATCGGGTCATTGGGCTAAGTTTGGAGAGGAGTTATTTTTAGTTAAGAGCCAGGAAACTAGTGACGAGATGGCTCTTAAGCCTATGAACTGTCCACATCATACGCAAATTTTTGCCTCACGACCGCGAAGCTATCGTGATATGCCGGTAAGGTACTTGGAGACGACAACAGATTATCGCGACGAAAAAACTGGCGAGCTGGGCGGATTGAATCGTGTGCGCTCATTAACGCAGGATGATAGCCATATATTTTGCCGTACTGATCAGATTGAGGATGAGATTAATAATTTATTATCTGCCGCTCGTGAGCTGTATGGATCAATCAATATGAAGCTTAGGGTCCGATTAAGTTATCGTGATGAATCCGATTCATATTTAGGTGACCTTAGTCTATGGGATTCAGCACAGAACCAGTTAAAATCTGCTGTTGAGAAAGTAGGCTTGGATTATTTTGAACAAGAGGGTGAGGCGGCATTTTATGGTCCAAAGATTGACTTTATGGCAACGGATGCAATCGGCCGTGAACACCAAGTTGCAACCGTACAGTTAGATTTCGTGCAGCCACAAAGGTTCGGTTTGGAGTATGTGGATACTGATGGTAATTTTACAACACCAGTTATGATACACTGTGCCTTATTGGGGTCGGTCGAGCGATTTTTGAGTGTATTTATAGAACACACTGGCGGATGGTTTCCGTTTTGGGCGGCTCCAGAACAGGTTCGTATTTTGACGATTAACGACACGGTGCTAGAGTATGTTGATAAAATAACAACCATATTATCGGGCATTACCCTCATGAAGCCAGTTAGATATAACGATGTAAGATTTACAATAGATTCTAGAAATGAATCATTAGGCAAGAAGATTAGGGAAGCTACCTCTATGAAGATACCTGTTCAACTTGTCGTAGGGCCAAAGGATATGGAAGCTGACGAGGTTAGTGTTCGCACGCAATCTGGCGAAGAAAAAATATCGTTGGAACAGCTTGCTGAGTATATAAAATCTTTGTAG
- a CDS encoding NrdR family transcriptional regulator, producing the protein MICIKCFHGKTHVTNSRQNKKYPTTWRRHMCDQCGYSFTTYEKPAVFLVVTSQDGKKNNFSIGKLILSIARSFNHNEKLAGSYSYDLANTIQDKLIHLHNKPAISSQHIAEITHSTLQNFDQIAALQYAAQHNLIISQRKRRRGRPSFSYSSEHDSDHSSLQ; encoded by the coding sequence ATGATATGCATAAAATGTTTTCACGGAAAAACCCACGTAACAAATTCTCGTCAAAATAAAAAATACCCAACAACCTGGCGCAGACATATGTGTGACCAATGCGGTTATTCTTTTACAACCTATGAAAAGCCTGCGGTTTTCCTCGTTGTCACATCACAAGATGGCAAGAAAAATAATTTTTCTATAGGAAAACTGATACTTAGTATTGCGCGAAGTTTTAATCATAACGAAAAATTAGCAGGCTCATATAGCTATGACTTGGCTAATACTATACAAGATAAATTAATACACCTACACAACAAACCCGCGATATCATCGCAGCACATCGCCGAAATAACCCACTCAACATTACAGAATTTTGACCAAATAGCTGCACTGCAATATGCAGCACAACATAATCTTATTATCTCTCAGAGAAAGAGGCGTCGTGGCCGTCCTTCTTTTTCTTATTCTTCTGAGCACGACTCTGATCATTCATCTCTACAGTAG
- a CDS encoding glycosyltransferase — translation MVKASKVDWNKRLSDLENPKDAYSILRDNQSNELLYQQHVDNLKFMSAAEDGYYPKPSNIYNALIMPAYNESIEVIEPALKSVLDTTYDKKRLIVVFAYEERGGVDIDTTAKILKKKYGKYFHSFHTVKHPKDLPNEVVGKGGNITYAGKWLEQYLQQEEIAFSDVIVTTMDCDNKPHKYYFDYVTYEYITHEDRKHLSFQPICLFTNNIWDVPAPMRVVATGNSFWNIISSMRPYSLRNFASHSQPMNALVEMNFWSTRTIVEDGHQYWRSYFYFDGNYEVVPIFVPIYQDAVLANSYKKTLKAQFIQLRRWSYGASDVAYVGNNIFNKNRTVKFWPSLARFVRLLDGHVTQACIALIVAFGGWAPLVLNSEAARSVAAHQLPDTVSLIQQVAMISILVLIFVSFKLLPPRPERYKKSRNTLMVLQWFLMPITSIVYSSLASYNAQTHLLLGKYLDKFDVTEKTTVEMNDQSRAQKNKKKKDGHDASFSER, via the coding sequence ATGGTAAAAGCTTCAAAAGTCGATTGGAATAAGCGGTTATCTGATTTGGAAAATCCGAAGGATGCGTATTCTATACTGAGAGATAATCAATCTAATGAGTTGTTATATCAACAACATGTAGACAACCTAAAATTTATGTCTGCTGCGGAAGATGGGTACTATCCTAAACCTAGTAATATTTACAACGCTCTTATTATGCCTGCATACAACGAGAGTATAGAAGTGATTGAGCCTGCTCTTAAATCGGTCTTAGATACTACATACGACAAGAAACGTCTGATTGTAGTTTTTGCGTACGAAGAGCGTGGTGGTGTTGATATTGATACAACGGCTAAAATACTGAAAAAGAAATACGGTAAGTACTTTCATTCTTTCCACACTGTAAAACATCCAAAAGATCTGCCAAATGAGGTAGTTGGTAAGGGTGGAAATATCACGTATGCAGGCAAGTGGCTGGAGCAATATTTACAACAGGAAGAAATAGCCTTTTCTGATGTTATTGTTACAACGATGGACTGTGATAATAAGCCGCATAAGTATTACTTTGATTATGTGACATATGAATATATTACTCATGAAGACAGAAAACATTTATCGTTCCAGCCAATATGTTTGTTCACTAATAATATATGGGATGTCCCTGCGCCGATGCGAGTAGTGGCGACAGGGAACTCATTCTGGAATATTATCAGCTCCATGCGCCCATATTCTTTGCGTAACTTTGCGTCACATTCGCAACCAATGAATGCTCTCGTTGAGATGAACTTTTGGAGTACGCGAACAATTGTTGAAGATGGCCACCAGTATTGGAGAAGCTATTTCTATTTTGATGGTAATTATGAAGTTGTGCCGATTTTTGTGCCGATTTATCAAGATGCAGTATTGGCTAATAGCTATAAAAAAACATTAAAAGCTCAGTTTATTCAGCTGCGCCGTTGGAGCTATGGAGCCTCAGATGTGGCGTATGTTGGCAACAACATATTTAATAAAAATAGGACGGTAAAATTTTGGCCCAGTCTGGCTAGGTTTGTGAGATTATTGGATGGTCATGTAACTCAGGCTTGTATTGCCCTAATTGTTGCTTTCGGTGGATGGGCCCCTCTTGTGCTGAATAGTGAAGCTGCACGCAGTGTCGCCGCCCATCAATTACCAGATACTGTTAGTTTAATACAGCAAGTAGCTATGATAAGTATTTTGGTATTGATTTTTGTATCGTTTAAGTTGTTGCCGCCTCGTCCAGAAAGATATAAGAAGAGCAGAAACACATTGATGGTTCTACAATGGTTCTTGATGCCTATTACTTCTATTGTATATAGCTCTTTGGCGTCATATAATGCACAAACTCATCTTTTGCTTGGTAAATATCTTGATAAGTTTGACGTGACAGAGAAGACTACTGTAGAGATGAATGATCAGAGTCGTGCTCAGAAGAATAAGAAAAAGAAGGACGGCCACGACGCCTCTTTCTCTGAGAGATAA
- a CDS encoding SurA N-terminal domain-containing protein: MKNLLNRKDKKQPKELPKRITNDTVAQHREKVLAAGRKHKYPIQYTKRRLVWITMLVSVVILIVFIALGWAQLYVWKDTSDIAYRITKILPLPVANIDGENAEYSDYLLYHRSSLAVLQSQGQADQKDKVKFYQNQSINKALEVAYAKKLARENNITVDDKKVQDLIKKQQESSKLSQSAYESVVKDNLHWSMDELKTAMKYTLLKQEVSFKIDKTANNLVSDIKKRLQEGKSLKDIATEMGDKVQSVFDLSVSTDNSDGGLTKAAMSLTRGKISGPIKTLSGDGYYFVMLNNIEGNTVNYSYVKVPLTEFNNQLNYLKNNNKVKYFISIDK; encoded by the coding sequence ATGAAGAATCTATTGAACCGTAAAGATAAAAAACAGCCGAAGGAGCTACCTAAGAGGATTACAAACGATACAGTAGCTCAGCACCGTGAGAAGGTTTTGGCAGCTGGTCGTAAGCATAAATATCCCATCCAATACACTAAACGTCGATTGGTGTGGATAACGATGCTCGTTAGTGTTGTTATTCTGATTGTTTTCATTGCTCTTGGTTGGGCACAGTTATATGTCTGGAAAGATACAAGCGATATCGCATATAGGATAACTAAGATTTTACCTCTTCCTGTGGCTAATATTGACGGAGAAAATGCCGAGTATAGTGATTATCTTCTGTATCATCGTAGTTCATTGGCGGTATTGCAGTCTCAGGGGCAAGCAGATCAAAAGGACAAAGTTAAGTTCTATCAAAACCAGTCCATAAATAAGGCATTGGAGGTGGCATATGCCAAAAAGCTTGCGAGAGAAAATAATATTACGGTAGATGATAAAAAGGTTCAAGATCTTATCAAAAAACAGCAGGAATCTAGCAAGTTATCTCAGTCCGCTTATGAGTCTGTAGTGAAAGATAATCTTCATTGGTCAATGGATGAGCTAAAAACTGCTATGAAATATACTCTGCTAAAGCAGGAAGTATCTTTTAAGATTGATAAAACAGCCAATAACCTAGTGTCTGACATTAAGAAGAGGTTACAAGAGGGTAAATCCTTAAAGGACATTGCTACGGAAATGGGCGATAAGGTACAGTCGGTATTTGATCTATCCGTCTCTACGGATAATTCTGACGGAGGTCTAACGAAAGCGGCTATGTCATTAACAAGGGGTAAAATCTCAGGTCCTATAAAGACTCTTTCAGGTGACGGATATTATTTTGTGATGCTTAATAATATTGAAGGCAACACCGTAAATTACTCTTATGTAAAAGTTCCGCTGACTGAATTTAATAACCAGCTTAACTACTTAAAAAATAACAATAAAGTAAAATATTTCATTTCTATCGATAAATAA
- a CDS encoding PH domain-containing protein, whose translation MTEQIKDKQFDGQRDGEQLLFVFRRHIIAMRKGFYLLLGSMTLGSLPFLIWQDNLNLLWVFVGGFIFGLMLFFYHFLMWFYTYYIVTDQRIRQITQHGFFGKDVIELKLSKIQNISYSIPGFSGEMFKFGTIVIQTFVGDLVIKNVEHPDKIYNKLQDAVEISTKKEDINEESIEP comes from the coding sequence ATGACAGAGCAAATTAAAGATAAGCAATTTGATGGGCAGCGTGACGGAGAGCAACTGTTGTTTGTGTTTCGTCGTCACATAATTGCTATGAGAAAAGGATTTTATCTGCTTCTAGGATCAATGACGCTTGGTTCATTGCCTTTTTTAATTTGGCAAGATAATTTGAACCTTTTATGGGTGTTTGTTGGCGGATTTATTTTTGGTTTAATGTTATTTTTCTATCATTTTTTGATGTGGTTTTATACTTACTATATTGTTACTGATCAGAGAATTCGTCAGATTACTCAACATGGATTTTTTGGCAAAGACGTCATTGAGCTGAAATTGTCAAAAATTCAGAATATTAGTTATAGTATTCCAGGGTTTAGTGGAGAAATGTTTAAGTTTGGTACAATAGTTATTCAAACTTTTGTTGGAGATCTTGTTATAAAAAACGTAGAACATCCAGATAAGATCTATAATAAACTACAAGACGCAGTGGAAATTTCGACAAAGAAGGAGGATATCAATGAAGAATCTATTGAACCGTAA
- a CDS encoding nucleoside-diphosphate kinase, giving the protein MAESEKNYCGVERTLIVFKPDAVQRGIVGEILQRFERVGLKIVGVKMTSPSRDHYYAHYEDIGKLATRRGEDTLNITLDMMMDGPVIAMVLEGVEAVAVVRKIVGPTEPKSADMGTIRGDYSHISFGYADECQKGVPNLIHASGDSDEAVREIEHWFKPEELVNYHTLSEKFTR; this is encoded by the coding sequence ATGGCAGAAAGTGAAAAAAACTACTGTGGCGTTGAGAGGACATTGATCGTCTTTAAGCCTGACGCAGTTCAACGAGGTATCGTTGGGGAAATTTTACAACGTTTTGAGCGAGTTGGTCTAAAAATAGTTGGTGTAAAAATGACATCACCATCTAGAGACCATTACTATGCTCATTACGAGGACATCGGTAAATTGGCTACTCGTCGAGGCGAGGATACTTTGAATATAACACTAGATATGATGATGGATGGTCCAGTTATAGCAATGGTATTAGAGGGTGTTGAAGCTGTTGCTGTTGTTAGGAAGATTGTTGGTCCAACGGAGCCTAAGTCGGCTGACATGGGAACAATTCGCGGTGATTACTCACACATTAGTTTTGGCTATGCAGATGAGTGTCAAAAGGGAGTTCCAAATTTAATTCACGCATCTGGCGATTCAGATGAGGCTGTTCGTGAGATCGAGCACTGGTTCAAGCCGGAAGAATTGGTAAATTATCACACATTAAGTGAAAAGTTTACTCGTTAA
- the xerA gene encoding site-specific tyrosine recombinase/integron integrase — protein sequence MSEALTDFLEHLEVEGGRSQKTIINYQLYLERFIGFAGDINVDKITSELIRQYRLWLNRYKNDNTGEELSLITQSYHLIALRGLLTYLSRRNIKSLAADRIILPKVVRKQVTFLQYDEILRMIDQIPTDTESGLRDRAIVELLFSSGLRVSELVNLNRDHINLKRREFMVRGKGQKDRPVFISKSAAEHISAYLEARTDNLPALFLSYSKRHATPNTSGDYRRLSARSIQRMVGQYARLAGITKHVSPHTMRHSFATDLLMNGADLRSVQSMLGHSNISTTQVYTHVTDQHLKDIHDRFHSDTEA from the coding sequence ATGTCAGAAGCTTTAACTGATTTTTTAGAGCACCTAGAAGTCGAAGGTGGGCGTAGTCAAAAAACCATCATAAATTATCAACTATACCTGGAGAGATTCATTGGTTTTGCTGGCGATATAAATGTTGATAAAATTACATCAGAACTAATACGCCAGTATCGCCTCTGGCTAAACCGTTATAAAAATGACAACACTGGCGAAGAGCTGTCTTTAATTACTCAAAGTTATCATCTTATTGCGCTGCGAGGTCTATTAACCTACCTTTCTCGTCGTAATATCAAAAGTCTAGCTGCCGACAGAATTATATTACCCAAAGTAGTCCGTAAACAAGTGACTTTTTTACAATATGACGAGATTTTACGTATGATCGATCAAATACCAACCGATACGGAATCTGGACTGAGAGATCGAGCAATTGTTGAGTTGCTATTTTCTAGCGGACTGCGTGTTTCAGAATTAGTCAATTTAAACCGAGATCATATAAACCTAAAGAGGCGCGAATTTATGGTGCGAGGAAAAGGACAAAAGGATCGCCCTGTTTTTATTTCAAAAAGTGCTGCCGAACACATATCGGCATACCTGGAAGCTAGAACAGATAATCTACCCGCTCTATTTTTAAGCTATAGCAAACGCCACGCAACTCCCAACACCTCCGGAGACTACCGTAGGTTAAGCGCGCGCAGCATTCAGAGAATGGTTGGTCAATATGCTAGATTAGCTGGTATCACAAAACATGTAAGCCCACACACTATGCGCCATAGCTTTGCCACCGACCTACTTATGAACGGTGCAGACTTGCGTTCAGTCCAATCAATGCTGGGACATAGCAATATATCAACAACACAGGTATATACGCACGTTACCGACCAGCATCTGAAAGATATTCACGACCGATTTCATAGCGACACAGAAGCTTAG
- a CDS encoding PilW family protein, whose amino-acid sequence MIRGYKKGFTLIELMLAMSFISVLLLSIAMVGIQAGKMYSRGIVLRDVNQAGRDISDTIRRDFLQANAEKIDGTGLRVPNNSNWSTGRLCLGSHSYVWNNPKYLDDPSLLGGNSLFKVNGNPVNLVRVVDADSGLCKKDASGKYPETVDLAKSSNLLRSINSGDGSIGVHEVTLEKITSDNSREALYKLTFTLGTSKMSEIRNSSCKAPTEDDSNFEFCAINKFEMIVRTNG is encoded by the coding sequence ATGATTCGGGGTTATAAAAAAGGATTTACACTTATCGAATTGATGCTCGCCATGAGTTTTATCTCTGTTCTTTTGTTGTCGATTGCGATGGTGGGTATTCAAGCGGGAAAAATGTATAGCAGAGGTATTGTGCTTCGTGATGTTAATCAAGCGGGGCGAGATATTTCAGATACGATTCGACGCGATTTTCTTCAGGCGAATGCCGAAAAGATTGACGGTACGGGATTGAGGGTACCGAATAATAGCAATTGGTCAACTGGTCGACTTTGTCTTGGCTCCCATTCTTATGTGTGGAATAATCCAAAGTATTTGGACGACCCTAGTCTGTTGGGCGGAAATAGTCTGTTTAAAGTTAACGGCAATCCAGTGAATTTGGTGCGTGTAGTTGATGCGGATAGCGGATTATGTAAAAAAGATGCTTCTGGCAAATATCCAGAAACCGTCGATCTTGCGAAATCGTCCAATTTGCTCAGGTCTATCAATAGCGGCGATGGTTCAATTGGTGTGCACGAAGTTACGTTAGAAAAGATTACATCGGATAATTCAAGAGAGGCACTATATAAATTGACCTTTACACTGGGGACGAGCAAGATGAGTGAGATAAGGAATTCTTCTTGTAAAGCTCCGACTGAAGATGATAGCAATTTTGAGTTCTGTGCTATAAATAAATTTGAGATGATTGTGAGGACAAATGGGTAA
- a CDS encoding PulJ/GspJ family protein, whose translation MRKFNRGDTLVEVLLGVTIFSLVSVIALETMNRGMAIAQYSLETTLVRQQVDAQAEMLRYAHDMKNDTWKKLVDNNSVSVSAVNDNEGNLGVEKCPDDFSTKEFALAATPSLASKISILNNPGDYKAAETYARVDSDTKKTYGVSVRLVKPSTTTGSRDSNKYDAYIKACWMPVGSKMPATIGTIVRLYDSGL comes from the coding sequence ATGCGTAAGTTTAACAGAGGCGACACACTTGTTGAAGTGTTGCTTGGAGTAACTATTTTTAGCCTAGTCTCCGTTATTGCATTAGAAACTATGAATCGCGGGATGGCTATTGCTCAGTATTCTTTAGAGACGACGTTGGTTCGTCAACAGGTTGATGCTCAGGCTGAAATGCTAAGATATGCGCATGATATGAAAAATGACACTTGGAAGAAATTGGTAGACAATAATTCGGTGAGCGTTTCTGCTGTTAATGACAATGAAGGAAACTTGGGTGTTGAAAAATGTCCTGATGATTTTTCTACGAAAGAGTTTGCATTGGCTGCGACGCCTTCGCTCGCTTCGAAGATTAGTATATTGAACAATCCTGGAGATTATAAAGCGGCAGAAACATACGCGCGGGTTGATAGCGATACTAAAAAAACGTATGGAGTATCAGTTAGATTGGTTAAGCCGAGTACGACCACTGGAAGTAGGGATAGCAATAAATATGATGCGTACATAAAAGCGTGCTGGATGCCTGTTGGTAGCAAAATGCCGGCGACTATTGGTACGATTGTGAGGCTGTATGATTCGGGGTTATAA